One Leclercia pneumoniae genomic region harbors:
- the ompR gene encoding two-component system response regulator OmpR, with the protein MQENYKILVVDDDMRLRALLERYLTEQGFQVRSVANAEQMDRLLTRESFHLMVLDLMLPGEDGLSICRRLRSQSNPMPIIMVTAKGEEVDRIVGLEIGADDYIPKPFNPRELLARIRAVLRRQANELPGAPSQEEAVIAFGKFKLNLGTREMFREDEPMPLTSGEFAVLKALVSHPREPLSRDKLMNLARGREYSAMERSIDVQISRLRRMVEEDPAHPRYIQTVWGLGYVFVPDGSKA; encoded by the coding sequence ATGCAAGAGAATTATAAGATTCTGGTGGTAGATGACGACATGCGCCTGCGCGCGCTGCTTGAGCGTTATCTGACCGAGCAGGGCTTCCAGGTTCGTAGCGTAGCCAACGCCGAACAGATGGACCGCCTGTTGACCCGTGAATCCTTCCACCTGATGGTACTGGATCTGATGTTACCGGGCGAAGATGGCCTGTCTATTTGCCGCCGTCTGCGCAGTCAAAGCAACCCGATGCCAATCATTATGGTGACGGCGAAAGGGGAAGAAGTTGACCGTATCGTAGGGCTGGAGATCGGCGCCGACGACTACATTCCAAAACCGTTTAACCCGCGCGAACTGCTGGCGCGTATCCGCGCTGTGCTGCGCCGCCAGGCGAACGAACTGCCGGGCGCGCCTTCTCAGGAAGAGGCGGTTATCGCTTTCGGTAAGTTCAAGCTTAACCTCGGCACCCGCGAGATGTTCCGCGAAGATGAGCCAATGCCGCTCACCAGCGGTGAGTTTGCGGTTCTGAAAGCGCTGGTCAGCCACCCGCGTGAGCCGCTCTCGCGCGATAAGCTGATGAACCTGGCGCGTGGCCGCGAATATTCCGCCATGGAGCGCTCCATCGACGTGCAGATCTCTCGCCTGCGTCGCATGGTGGAAGAAGATCCCGCGCATCCGCGCTATATCCAGACCGTCTGGGGCCTGGGCTACGTATTTGTGCCGGACGGCTCTAAAGCATGA
- the envZ gene encoding two-component system sensor histidine kinase EnvZ — protein MRRMRFSPRSSFARTLLLIVTLLFVSLVTTYLVVLNFAILPSLQQFNKVLAYEVRMLMTDKLQLEDGTQLVVPPAFRREIYRELGISLYSNEAAEDAGLRWAQHYEFLSQQMAQQLGGPTEVRVEVNKSSPVVWLKTWLSPNIWVRVPLTEIHQGDFSPLFRYTLAIMLLAIGGAWLFIRIQNRPLVDLEHAALQVGRGIIPPPLREYGASEVRSVTRAFNHMAAGVKQLADDRTLLMAGVSHDLRTPLTRIRLATEMMGEEDGYLAESINKDIEECNAIIEQFIDYLRTGQEMPMEMADLNAVLGEVVAAESGYEREIETAMQPGEIQVRMHPLSIKRAIANMVVNAARYGNGWIRVSSGSELNRAWFQVEDDGPGIKPEQRKHLFQPFVRGDSARSTSGTGLGLAIVQRIVDNHNGLLEIGTSERGGLSIRAWLPVPVTRGQVKES, from the coding sequence ATGAGGCGAATGCGTTTCTCGCCGCGAAGCTCGTTTGCCCGCACCCTGTTATTGATCGTCACCTTGCTGTTCGTCAGCCTGGTGACGACCTATCTGGTGGTGCTGAACTTTGCGATTCTGCCTAGTCTTCAACAGTTTAATAAGGTTCTGGCGTACGAAGTCCGTATGCTGATGACCGATAAACTGCAGCTGGAAGATGGCACCCAGCTGGTGGTTCCGCCGGCGTTCCGCCGTGAAATTTACCGGGAGCTGGGGATATCGCTCTATTCAAACGAAGCGGCGGAAGACGCAGGCCTGCGCTGGGCCCAGCACTATGAATTTCTCAGCCAGCAGATGGCGCAGCAGTTGGGTGGCCCGACGGAAGTGCGCGTCGAGGTTAACAAAAGCTCGCCAGTCGTCTGGCTGAAAACCTGGCTGTCACCCAATATCTGGGTGCGCGTACCGCTCACCGAAATCCACCAGGGCGACTTCTCGCCGCTGTTCCGTTACACCCTGGCCATTATGCTGCTGGCGATAGGCGGCGCATGGCTATTCATCCGTATACAAAACCGACCCCTGGTCGACCTGGAGCATGCTGCGCTGCAGGTCGGTAGAGGGATTATTCCGCCGCCGCTGCGTGAATATGGCGCATCGGAAGTGCGGTCGGTAACCCGTGCCTTTAACCATATGGCGGCAGGGGTGAAGCAACTGGCGGATGACCGAACGCTATTGATGGCGGGTGTCAGCCATGATCTGCGAACGCCGCTTACGCGCATCCGTCTGGCGACAGAGATGATGGGCGAAGAGGACGGGTATCTCGCCGAGTCGATTAATAAAGACATCGAAGAGTGCAATGCCATTATTGAGCAGTTCATCGACTACCTGCGTACCGGGCAGGAGATGCCCATGGAGATGGCCGATCTGAACGCGGTGCTTGGTGAAGTGGTGGCAGCAGAGAGTGGTTATGAACGCGAAATCGAAACCGCGATGCAGCCAGGCGAAATTCAGGTGCGTATGCACCCGCTCTCCATCAAACGCGCTATCGCCAATATGGTGGTGAACGCTGCCCGCTATGGTAATGGCTGGATTAGAGTGAGCAGCGGTTCTGAACTGAACCGCGCCTGGTTCCAGGTGGAGGATGATGGCCCGGGCATTAAACCTGAGCAGCGTAAGCACCTGTTTCAGCCGTTTGTGCGTGGCGACAGTGCCCGTAGCACGAGCGGGACCGGTCTTGGCCTGGCGATTGTGCAGCGTATTGTTGATAACCATAACGGCCTGCTGGAGATTGGTACCAGTGAGCGGGGCGGGTTGAGCATTCGTGCCTGGTTACCGGTGCCGGTTACGCGAGGGCAGGTGAAAGAGAGTTAG